A region from the Panicum hallii strain FIL2 chromosome 1, PHallii_v3.1, whole genome shotgun sequence genome encodes:
- the LOC112893825 gene encoding PLAT domain-containing protein 3-like, with protein MAKLAVLPLLLAVAASATTLAHGSELPTQIKLIRGADAGGVSGDSMECVYTVFIRTGSIWKAGTDSNITLELAAADGNGVGISDLPSWGGLMGQGHSYFERGNLDIFSGRGPCMAKAPCWMRVASDGTGPHHGWYCNYVEVTITGPHKGCAQQLFTVEQWLATDAPPYKLEAVVDHCSAAGAGAAAA; from the exons ATGGCCAAGCTCGCCGTCCttcccctcctcctcgccgtgGCGGCCTCCGCCACCACGCTGGCGCACGGCAGCGAGCTCCCGACTCAGATCAAG CTGATCCGAGGCGCGGACGCCGGCGGCGTGTCCGGCGACAGCATGGAGTGCGTGTACACGGTGTTCATCCGGACGGGGTCGATCTGGAAGGCCGGGACGGACTCGAACATCACGCtggagctggcggcggcggacggcaacGGCGTGGGGATCTCGGACCTGCCCTCCTGGGGCGGGCTCATGGGGCAGGGCCACTCCTACTTCGAGCGCGGCAACCTGGACATCTTCAGCGGCCGCGGGCCCTGCATGGCGAAGGCGCCGTGCTGGATGCGGGTGGCCTCCGACGGCACGGGGCCGCACCACGGGTGGTACTGCAACTACGTCGAGGTCACCATCACGGGCCCGCACAAGGGGTGCGCGCAGCAGCTGTTCACCGTCGAGCAGTGGCTCGCCACCGACGCCCCGCCGTACAAGCTCGAGGCCGTCGTCGACCAttgctccgccgccggcgcgggcgccgccgcggcgtga